In the Quercus lobata isolate SW786 chromosome 5, ValleyOak3.0 Primary Assembly, whole genome shotgun sequence genome, one interval contains:
- the LOC115991543 gene encoding uncharacterized protein LOC115991543 isoform X5 yields MNFRVINHPLRSAILEMRLEILDCALKAILILPGSSLNRILQQQLQEEMELHAVLEKAIEKNAMKLSSPSHLPHQAQELLSNIALLEVTVSKLEQDMVSLHFQLSQERNERRLAEYRLRHSSFPSIPRCSSDILNKLISPSLRCSKHSISIVGDAREDNSSQELQDQPLESTDKYEESMIENGVDAVVLYHNKKMSMKIDSKSVQAVEFRKLPKGMPTKGLWDHPNQLSEEMMKCMKNIFISLADSAIPSKSSASESHCSPLSPRGHLSNLSWWSSSERSMISSWVQSPQVDVKSNSEVLASENACDPYRVRGKLSWADIGNYGLATEVSWMSVGKKQLEYAAGALRRFRTLVEQLAKVNPIHLSCDEKLAFWINLYNALIMHAYLAYGVPRSDLKLFSLMQKAAYTVGGHSFSAAAIEYVILKMKPPLHRPQIALLLALHKLKVSDEQLKSTVDIYEPLVTFALSCGMYSSPAVRIYTAKNVTEELQEAQRDFIRASVGVSSKGRLLVPKMLHCFAKGFVDDANLAVWISHYLPPHQAAFVEQCISKRRQSLLGSRNCGILPFDSCFRYLFLPDKIPV; encoded by the exons ATGAACTTCAGAGTGATAAATCATCCTTTAAG GAGTGCAATCTTGGAGATGAGACTGGAAATTTTGGATTGTGCACTGAAAGCAATACTTATTCTTCCAGGTTCCAGCTTGAACAGGAT ATTGCAACAGCAGTTGCAAGAAGAGATGGAATTGCATGCTGTTCTGGAAAAGGCTATTGAGAAAAATGCTATGAAATTGTCAAGTCCATCACATCTCCCTCACCAG GCTCAAGAGCTCCTGTCTAATATTGCATTATTGGAGGTCACAGTTTCAAAACTCGAACAAGACATGGTGTCTTTGCATTTCCAACTTAGCCAAGAAAGAAATGAACGGAGGCTTGCAGAATATCGATTGAGGCATTCATCTTTTCCATCAATACCTCGTTGCTCCTCTGATATTCTTAATAAATTG ATTTCACCATCTTTGAGGTGTTCAAAGCATTCCATTTCTATAGTGGGTGATGCCCGCGAAGATAACTCCAGCCAGGAGCTGCAAGATCAACCATTGGAATCTACTGACAAATATGAAGAGTCAATGATAGAG AATGGAGTAGATGCTGTTGTACTTTACCACAACAAGAAAATGTCTATGAAAATAGATTCCAAATCTGTTCAAGCTGTAGAGTTCAGGAAGCTTCCTAAAGGGATGCCAACAAAGGGCCTTTGGGATCATCCTAATCAATTATCGGAAGAGATGATGAaatgtatgaaaaatatattcattTCTTTGGCGGATTCTGCTATACCATCCAAATCATCTGCGTCAGAGAGCCACTGCTCACCTCTATCACCACGTGGGCATCTTTCCAATTTATCTTGGTGGTCATCATCTGAGAGGTCAATGATTTCATCATGGGTGCAGAGCCCACAAGTTGATGTAAAGAGTAACTCTGAAGTGTTGGCTTCAGAGAATGCATGTGATCCCTATAGGGTGCGTGGAAAACTAAGTTGGGCAGACATTGGAAACTATGGATTAGCAACTGAAGTTTCTTGGATGTCAGTTGGGAAGAAGCAGTTAGAATATGCTGCAGGGGCACTGAGAAGGTTCAG AACACTTGTTGAGCAACTGGCCAAAGTGAACCCCATCCATTTGAGCTGCGATGAGAAGCTTGCTTTCTGGATCAACTTATATAATGCTCTGATCATGCAT GCTTATTTGGCATATGGAGTCCCAAGGAGTGATTTGAAGCTCTTCTCTTTGATGCAAAAG GCAGCATACACAGTAGGGGGACATTCTTTCAGTGCAGCTGCTATTGAGTATGTGATTCTAAAAATGAAACCACCACTCCATCGGCCACAAATT GCTTTGCTTCTTGCCCTGCACAAGCTGAAGGTATCAGATGAACAACTGAAGTCCACTGTTGATATATATGAACCACTTGTAACATTTGCTCTCAGCTGCGGAATGTATTCTTCCCCTGCG GTGAGAATCTACACTGCTAAGAATGTGACAGAAGAGCTTCAAGAAGCACAACGCGATTTCATTCGAGCTTCAGTTGGAGTTAGCAGCAAAGGGAGGTTACTAGTCCCCAAAATGCTACACTGCTTTGCCAAAGGCTTTGTGGATGATGCAAATTTGGCTGTATGGATATCGCATTACCTTCCGCCTCATCAGGCTGCCTTTGTTGAACAATGCATTTCAAAGAGAAGGCAGAGCCTTCTTGGTTCACGCAACTGTGGCATTCTTCCATTTGATTCATGCTTCCGTTATCTATTTCTGCCTGACAAAATTCCTGTATGA
- the LOC115991543 gene encoding uncharacterized protein LOC115991543 isoform X1: MRSSPVVHSVLTQSDSFSKPSHSGRNSCDSEIQLDTVDELQSDKSSFKECNLGDETGNFGLCTESNTYSSRFQLEQDVNRLQQQLQEEMELHAVLEKAIEKNAMKLSSPSHLPHQAQELLSNIALLEVTVSKLEQDMVSLHFQLSQERNERRLAEYRLRHSSFPSIPRCSSDILNKLISPSLRCSKHSISIVGDAREDNSSQELQDQPLESTDKYEESMIENGVDAVVLYHNKKMSMKIDSKSVQAVEFRKLPKGMPTKGLWDHPNQLSEEMMKCMKNIFISLADSAIPSKSSASESHCSPLSPRGHLSNLSWWSSSERSMISSWVQSPQVDVKSNSEVLASENACDPYRVRGKLSWADIGNYGLATEVSWMSVGKKQLEYAAGALRRFRTLVEQLAKVNPIHLSCDEKLAFWINLYNALIMHAYLAYGVPRSDLKLFSLMQKAAYTVGGHSFSAAAIEYVILKMKPPLHRPQIALLLALHKLKVSDEQLKSTVDIYEPLVTFALSCGMYSSPAVRIYTAKNVTEELQEAQRDFIRASVGVSSKGRLLVPKMLHCFAKGFVDDANLAVWISHYLPPHQAAFVEQCISKRRQSLLGSRNCGILPFDSCFRYLFLPDKIPV, translated from the exons ATGCGTAGCTCACCGGTTGTGCATTCTGTCTTAACCCA AAGTGATTCTTTCTCTAAGCCATCACACTCTGGCAGGAATTCTTGCGACTCAGAAATACAGTTGGATACAGTGGATGAACTTCAGAGTGATAAATCATCCTTTAAG GAGTGCAATCTTGGAGATGAGACTGGAAATTTTGGATTGTGCACTGAAAGCAATACTTATTCTTCCAGGTTCCAGCTTGAACAGGAT GTAAACAGATTGCAACAGCAGTTGCAAGAAGAGATGGAATTGCATGCTGTTCTGGAAAAGGCTATTGAGAAAAATGCTATGAAATTGTCAAGTCCATCACATCTCCCTCACCAG GCTCAAGAGCTCCTGTCTAATATTGCATTATTGGAGGTCACAGTTTCAAAACTCGAACAAGACATGGTGTCTTTGCATTTCCAACTTAGCCAAGAAAGAAATGAACGGAGGCTTGCAGAATATCGATTGAGGCATTCATCTTTTCCATCAATACCTCGTTGCTCCTCTGATATTCTTAATAAATTG ATTTCACCATCTTTGAGGTGTTCAAAGCATTCCATTTCTATAGTGGGTGATGCCCGCGAAGATAACTCCAGCCAGGAGCTGCAAGATCAACCATTGGAATCTACTGACAAATATGAAGAGTCAATGATAGAG AATGGAGTAGATGCTGTTGTACTTTACCACAACAAGAAAATGTCTATGAAAATAGATTCCAAATCTGTTCAAGCTGTAGAGTTCAGGAAGCTTCCTAAAGGGATGCCAACAAAGGGCCTTTGGGATCATCCTAATCAATTATCGGAAGAGATGATGAaatgtatgaaaaatatattcattTCTTTGGCGGATTCTGCTATACCATCCAAATCATCTGCGTCAGAGAGCCACTGCTCACCTCTATCACCACGTGGGCATCTTTCCAATTTATCTTGGTGGTCATCATCTGAGAGGTCAATGATTTCATCATGGGTGCAGAGCCCACAAGTTGATGTAAAGAGTAACTCTGAAGTGTTGGCTTCAGAGAATGCATGTGATCCCTATAGGGTGCGTGGAAAACTAAGTTGGGCAGACATTGGAAACTATGGATTAGCAACTGAAGTTTCTTGGATGTCAGTTGGGAAGAAGCAGTTAGAATATGCTGCAGGGGCACTGAGAAGGTTCAG AACACTTGTTGAGCAACTGGCCAAAGTGAACCCCATCCATTTGAGCTGCGATGAGAAGCTTGCTTTCTGGATCAACTTATATAATGCTCTGATCATGCAT GCTTATTTGGCATATGGAGTCCCAAGGAGTGATTTGAAGCTCTTCTCTTTGATGCAAAAG GCAGCATACACAGTAGGGGGACATTCTTTCAGTGCAGCTGCTATTGAGTATGTGATTCTAAAAATGAAACCACCACTCCATCGGCCACAAATT GCTTTGCTTCTTGCCCTGCACAAGCTGAAGGTATCAGATGAACAACTGAAGTCCACTGTTGATATATATGAACCACTTGTAACATTTGCTCTCAGCTGCGGAATGTATTCTTCCCCTGCG GTGAGAATCTACACTGCTAAGAATGTGACAGAAGAGCTTCAAGAAGCACAACGCGATTTCATTCGAGCTTCAGTTGGAGTTAGCAGCAAAGGGAGGTTACTAGTCCCCAAAATGCTACACTGCTTTGCCAAAGGCTTTGTGGATGATGCAAATTTGGCTGTATGGATATCGCATTACCTTCCGCCTCATCAGGCTGCCTTTGTTGAACAATGCATTTCAAAGAGAAGGCAGAGCCTTCTTGGTTCACGCAACTGTGGCATTCTTCCATTTGATTCATGCTTCCGTTATCTATTTCTGCCTGACAAAATTCCTGTATGA
- the LOC115991543 gene encoding uncharacterized protein LOC115991543 isoform X3 has translation MRSSPVVHSVLTQNSCDSEIQLDTVDELQSDKSSFKECNLGDETGNFGLCTESNTYSSRFQLEQDVNRLQQQLQEEMELHAVLEKAIEKNAMKLSSPSHLPHQAQELLSNIALLEVTVSKLEQDMVSLHFQLSQERNERRLAEYRLRHSSFPSIPRCSSDILNKLISPSLRCSKHSISIVGDAREDNSSQELQDQPLESTDKYEESMIENGVDAVVLYHNKKMSMKIDSKSVQAVEFRKLPKGMPTKGLWDHPNQLSEEMMKCMKNIFISLADSAIPSKSSASESHCSPLSPRGHLSNLSWWSSSERSMISSWVQSPQVDVKSNSEVLASENACDPYRVRGKLSWADIGNYGLATEVSWMSVGKKQLEYAAGALRRFRTLVEQLAKVNPIHLSCDEKLAFWINLYNALIMHAYLAYGVPRSDLKLFSLMQKAAYTVGGHSFSAAAIEYVILKMKPPLHRPQIALLLALHKLKVSDEQLKSTVDIYEPLVTFALSCGMYSSPAVRIYTAKNVTEELQEAQRDFIRASVGVSSKGRLLVPKMLHCFAKGFVDDANLAVWISHYLPPHQAAFVEQCISKRRQSLLGSRNCGILPFDSCFRYLFLPDKIPV, from the exons ATGCGTAGCTCACCGGTTGTGCATTCTGTCTTAACCCA GAATTCTTGCGACTCAGAAATACAGTTGGATACAGTGGATGAACTTCAGAGTGATAAATCATCCTTTAAG GAGTGCAATCTTGGAGATGAGACTGGAAATTTTGGATTGTGCACTGAAAGCAATACTTATTCTTCCAGGTTCCAGCTTGAACAGGAT GTAAACAGATTGCAACAGCAGTTGCAAGAAGAGATGGAATTGCATGCTGTTCTGGAAAAGGCTATTGAGAAAAATGCTATGAAATTGTCAAGTCCATCACATCTCCCTCACCAG GCTCAAGAGCTCCTGTCTAATATTGCATTATTGGAGGTCACAGTTTCAAAACTCGAACAAGACATGGTGTCTTTGCATTTCCAACTTAGCCAAGAAAGAAATGAACGGAGGCTTGCAGAATATCGATTGAGGCATTCATCTTTTCCATCAATACCTCGTTGCTCCTCTGATATTCTTAATAAATTG ATTTCACCATCTTTGAGGTGTTCAAAGCATTCCATTTCTATAGTGGGTGATGCCCGCGAAGATAACTCCAGCCAGGAGCTGCAAGATCAACCATTGGAATCTACTGACAAATATGAAGAGTCAATGATAGAG AATGGAGTAGATGCTGTTGTACTTTACCACAACAAGAAAATGTCTATGAAAATAGATTCCAAATCTGTTCAAGCTGTAGAGTTCAGGAAGCTTCCTAAAGGGATGCCAACAAAGGGCCTTTGGGATCATCCTAATCAATTATCGGAAGAGATGATGAaatgtatgaaaaatatattcattTCTTTGGCGGATTCTGCTATACCATCCAAATCATCTGCGTCAGAGAGCCACTGCTCACCTCTATCACCACGTGGGCATCTTTCCAATTTATCTTGGTGGTCATCATCTGAGAGGTCAATGATTTCATCATGGGTGCAGAGCCCACAAGTTGATGTAAAGAGTAACTCTGAAGTGTTGGCTTCAGAGAATGCATGTGATCCCTATAGGGTGCGTGGAAAACTAAGTTGGGCAGACATTGGAAACTATGGATTAGCAACTGAAGTTTCTTGGATGTCAGTTGGGAAGAAGCAGTTAGAATATGCTGCAGGGGCACTGAGAAGGTTCAG AACACTTGTTGAGCAACTGGCCAAAGTGAACCCCATCCATTTGAGCTGCGATGAGAAGCTTGCTTTCTGGATCAACTTATATAATGCTCTGATCATGCAT GCTTATTTGGCATATGGAGTCCCAAGGAGTGATTTGAAGCTCTTCTCTTTGATGCAAAAG GCAGCATACACAGTAGGGGGACATTCTTTCAGTGCAGCTGCTATTGAGTATGTGATTCTAAAAATGAAACCACCACTCCATCGGCCACAAATT GCTTTGCTTCTTGCCCTGCACAAGCTGAAGGTATCAGATGAACAACTGAAGTCCACTGTTGATATATATGAACCACTTGTAACATTTGCTCTCAGCTGCGGAATGTATTCTTCCCCTGCG GTGAGAATCTACACTGCTAAGAATGTGACAGAAGAGCTTCAAGAAGCACAACGCGATTTCATTCGAGCTTCAGTTGGAGTTAGCAGCAAAGGGAGGTTACTAGTCCCCAAAATGCTACACTGCTTTGCCAAAGGCTTTGTGGATGATGCAAATTTGGCTGTATGGATATCGCATTACCTTCCGCCTCATCAGGCTGCCTTTGTTGAACAATGCATTTCAAAGAGAAGGCAGAGCCTTCTTGGTTCACGCAACTGTGGCATTCTTCCATTTGATTCATGCTTCCGTTATCTATTTCTGCCTGACAAAATTCCTGTATGA